One segment of Salvelinus sp. IW2-2015 unplaced genomic scaffold, ASM291031v2 Un_scaffold1265, whole genome shotgun sequence DNA contains the following:
- the LOC139024263 gene encoding glucocorticoid receptor-like, whose translation MDSLIGDSDPNLFPMSMKTETAFSRDQDLMDMDQEGYIGKDQKLFSDNTLDLLQDFELTGSPSDFYVGDEAFLSSLADDALLGDESQDRGVSNSTSKPAATMTNSGGFSGSNTTTLNGSSLLACQDESNSSTSTTTTGTFPMVKEAGFIQLCTPGVIKQEKTSAMRSYSCQMSGSTGGSTSSSPSELSSASPSPIPISICGVSTSGGQSYHFGGNSSINTPLASTTSGASQQKDQKPSVFSLYPPLVTVGEAWNNISYGDGASGMQGLSSPTSSFSSNYAR comes from the coding sequence ATGGACTCCCTGATCGGGGACTCAGACCCCAACCTGTTCCCCATGTCCATGAAGACGGAGACAGCCTTCTCCCGGGACCAGGACCTTATGGATATGGATCAGGAAGGGTACATTGGAAAAGACCAGAAACTGTTCAGTGACAACACTCTGGATCTCCTCCAGGACTTTGAGTTGACAGGCTCCCCTTCAGACTTTTACGTAGGGGACgaagccttcctctcctccctggctGATGACGCTCTCCTGGGGGATGAAAGCCAGGATCGTGGCGTCTCCAACTCCACCTCCAAGCCAGCTGCTACTATGACCAATAGTGGTGGTTTTAGCGGTTCCAACACCACCACATTGAATGGTAGCAGTCTACTAGCATGTCAGGATGAATCCAACTCCAGCACCTCTACGACGACCACCGGCACTTTTCCCATGGTGAAGGAAGCTGGCTTCATCCAGCTGTGTACTCCAGGGGTGATCAAACAGGAGAAGACGTCGGCCATGCGTAGCTACTCCTGCCAGATGAGTGGTAGTACCGGcggctccacttcctcctctccctccgagCTGTCCAGCGccagccccagccccatccccatctccatcTGTGGGGTGAGCACCTCTGGAGGACAGAGCTACCACTTTGGAGGCAACAGCAGCATCAACACCCCCTTGGCTTCCACTACCAGTGGAGCTTCTCAGCAGAAGGACCAGAAGCCCTCTGTGTTCAGCCTGTATCCTCCGCTGGTGACAGTAGGAGAGGCCTGGAACAACATTAGCTATGGGGATGGAGCTTCTGGAATGCAAGGTCTCTCCAgccctacctcctctttctccagcAACTATGCCAGGTAA